The Leptolyngbyaceae cyanobacterium genome window below encodes:
- a CDS encoding transporter encodes MKLIRKQSIASLCAIGLVLLGTANARANDHNNLDAHRPLSFDDAESSGYREQAIKMGASLLLPSGRDVGGELEVEYVYGFARNTHLSVGIEPSIGGRGDTNENGFDFGNVSVGVFHNFNREFNNTPAFSVRADAYLPTGRDASGVDFRLRGIASKMVGQYDRLHVNVDLNVKTEADDEDRSVVPGVILGYSRPLGYPRRFNRTFVAEVGVRASEEKEDGAIVSAGVGVRQQVGYQSVIDLGIQGDLAGGDNERSQLRLVAGYSFSF; translated from the coding sequence GGCGAATGCACGGGCTAACGATCATAATAATCTTGATGCCCATCGTCCTTTGTCTTTTGATGATGCTGAGTCGAGTGGCTATCGGGAACAGGCGATCAAAATGGGTGCTTCGCTTCTTTTACCTAGCGGACGTGATGTGGGTGGCGAGTTAGAGGTGGAGTATGTTTATGGTTTTGCACGTAACACCCACCTGAGTGTCGGTATCGAGCCCAGTATTGGTGGTCGAGGAGATACAAATGAAAATGGCTTTGATTTTGGTAATGTGTCTGTAGGGGTGTTCCACAATTTTAATCGGGAATTTAATAATACCCCTGCTTTCTCGGTGCGTGCGGATGCTTATTTACCAACGGGACGAGATGCTAGTGGTGTAGATTTTCGGCTTCGGGGTATTGCTAGTAAAATGGTGGGACAATACGATCGCTTGCACGTTAACGTCGATTTGAACGTGAAAACTGAGGCGGATGACGAAGATCGATCGGTCGTACCGGGCGTGATTCTAGGTTATTCCAGACCTTTGGGCTACCCTCGACGTTTCAATCGCACTTTTGTGGCGGAAGTGGGAGTGCGTGCTAGTGAAGAAAAAGAAGATGGTGCGATCGTATCGGCAGGAGTGGGAGTGCGTCAACAAGTAGGCTATCAGAGTGTCATCGATCTCGGTATTCAAGGTGATTTGGCAGGTGGCGATAACGAACGCAGTCAATTACGCTTGGTAGCAGGCTATTCTTTCTCTTTTTGA